One genomic window of Halobellus limi includes the following:
- a CDS encoding redoxin domain-containing protein, producing the protein MDLDFEVVELGESDHPDVGETAPDFTRPLVNPEYWEDASLSAITAEGPTLLVFHPMDGAFPTTYIWNEIDERGFVDDVQVVGVSVSTPYAHEDLLDERAEGVRLFSDPAADLAETYGIENDLDGMTGVTEHRPAVFLLDDSRTVQYAWAAEEWPAFPDYDAVEAAIDDLV; encoded by the coding sequence ATGGACCTCGACTTCGAGGTCGTCGAACTCGGCGAGTCGGACCACCCGGACGTCGGCGAGACCGCGCCGGACTTCACGCGACCGCTCGTGAACCCCGAGTACTGGGAGGACGCGTCGCTGTCGGCGATCACGGCCGAAGGGCCGACGCTCCTGGTCTTTCACCCGATGGACGGCGCGTTCCCGACGACGTACATCTGGAACGAGATCGACGAGCGGGGATTCGTCGACGACGTCCAGGTCGTCGGCGTCTCCGTCTCCACGCCGTACGCACACGAGGACCTCCTCGACGAACGCGCCGAGGGCGTCCGACTCTTTTCGGACCCCGCGGCCGACCTCGCGGAGACGTACGGCATCGAGAACGACCTCGACGGGATGACCGGCGTGACCGAACACCGCCCCGCGGTGTTCCTCCTCGACGACTCGCGGACGGTGCAGTACGCCTGGGCCGCCGAAGAGTGGCCGGCGTTCCCCGACTACGACGCGGTCGAGGCCGCGATCGACGACCTCGTCTGA
- a CDS encoding CRISPR-associated protein Cas4: MPISHLARAAYCPRQYYYAERDGDHGPPRDVAAVRDLAFEYEANRTATDEELRRLPIAVSPGRYRSNLASLAERDDYDRLAAPAVREAFLRGRDCHGVAHKVLGLGGETGRADGHRGAEERNGSDGRDDAAPPTPTVVSPGDPPPQGVWEPQRVRAVAVAKALAWEREREIPRALVEYPAHGVVRSVRLTTRNRGAYRRTLWTVRSMRGVPSRIREESKCDACDYRTTCGTKTRSLKTLLGLG, from the coding sequence ATCCCGATATCGCACCTCGCCCGCGCGGCGTACTGCCCGCGGCAGTACTACTACGCCGAGCGCGACGGCGACCACGGACCGCCGAGGGACGTCGCGGCCGTCCGCGACCTCGCGTTCGAGTACGAGGCGAATCGAACCGCGACCGACGAGGAACTCCGTCGCCTGCCGATCGCGGTCTCGCCCGGGCGGTACCGGTCGAACCTGGCTTCGCTCGCAGAGCGGGACGACTACGACCGGCTCGCGGCACCGGCGGTTCGAGAGGCGTTTCTCCGCGGACGCGACTGCCACGGGGTCGCCCACAAGGTGCTCGGACTGGGCGGTGAGACGGGCAGGGCGGACGGACACCGCGGGGCCGAGGAACGAAACGGATCGGACGGACGCGACGACGCCGCGCCGCCGACGCCGACGGTCGTCTCGCCGGGCGACCCGCCGCCGCAGGGGGTCTGGGAACCGCAGCGCGTGCGGGCCGTCGCCGTCGCGAAGGCGCTCGCGTGGGAACGCGAGCGAGAGATTCCGCGCGCGCTCGTCGAGTACCCCGCCCACGGCGTCGTTCGGAGCGTCCGACTGACGACGCGAAACCGGGGCGCGTACCGTCGCACGCTGTGGACGGTCAGGTCGATGCGGGGGGTCCCGAGTCGGATCCGCGAGGAGTCGAAGTGCGACGCCTGCGACTACCGGACGACCTGCGGGACGAAGACGCGGTCGCTGAAGACGCTGCTCGGACTCGGGTGA
- a CDS encoding DoxX family protein, which translates to MTADTDHGEASEGPNTLSRLGRVLFGLGLALQASEDFRDMDDTIEYAESAGVPLPDLAAPFASGMMFVGGLGIALWRAPRIATGAVVTFLAVVTPTMHDFWNAEEGSGSGERLAFFGNLAMFGAALVFLREAYK; encoded by the coding sequence ATGACCGCCGACACCGATCACGGCGAGGCTTCCGAGGGACCCAACACCCTCTCGCGGCTCGGCCGGGTGCTTTTCGGCCTCGGCCTCGCCCTCCAGGCCTCCGAGGACTTCCGCGACATGGACGACACGATCGAGTACGCCGAGTCGGCGGGGGTTCCCCTCCCCGACCTCGCCGCGCCGTTCGCCTCCGGGATGATGTTCGTCGGCGGCCTCGGGATCGCCCTCTGGCGTGCACCCCGGATCGCGACGGGCGCAGTCGTCACGTTCCTGGCCGTCGTGACGCCGACGATGCACGACTTCTGGAACGCCGAGGAGGGGTCGGGCAGCGGCGAACGGCTCGCGTTCTTCGGAAACCTGGCGATGTTCGGCGCGGCGCTGGTGTTCCTGCGCGAGGCGTACAAGTAG
- a CDS encoding DoxX family protein, with product MSTNPTQTSAAETTFGNVLDFDLQGTLAGYWIVALRVITGYWFLHAGFTKFAFVSGEPFDASGYLLNASGSPIAGLFAWVGSTPWMLEFTNFMIPMGEFLIGLGLVVGALVRLASFFGGVLMVFFYLGNADWAHGLVNGDLMGLMLFVTLGVLGAGRVFGLDAILEKTELGKKRIAKFLLG from the coding sequence ATGTCCACGAACCCAACCCAGACCTCGGCCGCTGAAACGACGTTCGGAAACGTCCTCGACTTCGACCTGCAGGGAACCCTCGCCGGCTACTGGATCGTCGCGCTGCGCGTGATCACCGGCTACTGGTTCCTCCACGCCGGCTTCACGAAATTCGCCTTCGTCTCGGGCGAGCCGTTCGACGCCAGCGGCTACCTCCTCAACGCCTCGGGCAGTCCGATCGCCGGCCTGTTCGCGTGGGTCGGTAGCACGCCGTGGATGCTCGAGTTCACGAACTTCATGATCCCGATGGGCGAGTTCCTGATCGGTCTCGGCCTCGTCGTCGGCGCGCTCGTCAGGCTGGCCTCGTTCTTCGGGGGCGTCCTGATGGTGTTCTTCTACCTCGGGAACGCCGACTGGGCGCACGGGCTGGTCAACGGCGACCTGATGGGCCTGATGCTGTTCGTCACGCTCGGGGTCCTCGGGGCGGGCCGCGTGTTCGGCCTCGACGCGATCCTCGAGAAGACCGAACTCGGCAAGAAGCGCATCGCGAAGTTCCTCCTCGGGTAG
- a CDS encoding inorganic phosphate transporter, with translation MVVVATLATLVVAALASLFMAWSIGAGSSGSTPFAPAVGANAISVMRAGFVVGVLGLSGAVLQGANVTEAVGTELVVGSVLTATASTVALIVAAALVAIGVFAGYPIATAFTVTGAVVGVGLANGGGPAIAKYQQIVSLWVLTPFVGGGIAYATARFLRNESVPERVAVPALGGVVGLLVANIRFAALGGESGRSLAEVGAASTPPLSVAGVDVGVVAVSALFVLVSVALVRREIVVDPARGQRRFLLVLGGLVAFSAGGSQVGLAIGPLVPLLDEVAVPLPTLLIGGGLGLLVGSWTGAPRMIKAISQDYSSLGPRRSIAAMIPSFAIAQVAVALGIPVSFNEIIVSAIIGSGYAAGGAGVSREKMLKTVLAWVGSLALAFGLAYGAFSALDLVL, from the coding sequence ATGGTCGTGGTCGCAACGCTCGCCACGCTCGTCGTCGCCGCGCTCGCGAGTCTCTTCATGGCCTGGTCGATCGGCGCGGGCTCCTCGGGATCGACCCCGTTCGCTCCGGCGGTGGGCGCGAACGCGATCTCGGTGATGCGCGCCGGCTTCGTCGTCGGCGTGCTCGGCCTCTCAGGTGCCGTCCTGCAGGGCGCGAACGTGACGGAGGCCGTCGGGACCGAACTCGTCGTCGGCTCCGTCCTCACCGCCACCGCCTCGACCGTCGCGCTCATCGTCGCCGCGGCGCTGGTCGCGATCGGCGTCTTCGCCGGCTACCCGATCGCGACGGCGTTCACCGTCACCGGCGCGGTCGTCGGCGTCGGCCTCGCCAACGGCGGCGGCCCCGCGATCGCGAAGTACCAGCAGATCGTCTCGCTGTGGGTGCTCACTCCGTTCGTCGGCGGCGGGATCGCCTACGCGACGGCGCGCTTCCTCCGCAACGAGTCAGTCCCCGAACGCGTCGCCGTCCCCGCACTCGGCGGGGTCGTCGGGCTCCTCGTCGCGAACATCCGGTTCGCCGCGCTGGGCGGGGAGTCGGGGCGCTCGCTGGCGGAGGTCGGCGCGGCCTCGACGCCGCCGCTCTCGGTCGCGGGCGTCGACGTCGGCGTCGTCGCCGTCTCCGCGCTGTTTGTCCTCGTCTCGGTCGCGCTGGTGCGCCGCGAGATCGTCGTCGACCCCGCTCGCGGGCAGCGCCGGTTCCTGCTCGTTCTGGGCGGGCTCGTCGCCTTCTCCGCCGGCGGCAGCCAGGTCGGACTCGCGATCGGCCCGCTCGTCCCGCTCTTAGACGAGGTGGCCGTCCCGCTCCCGACGCTTTTGATCGGGGGCGGCTTGGGGCTGCTCGTCGGCTCCTGGACCGGTGCGCCGCGGATGATCAAGGCCATCTCGCAGGACTACTCCTCGCTCGGCCCGCGCCGTTCGATCGCCGCGATGATCCCCTCCTTCGCCATCGCGCAGGTGGCCGTCGCGCTCGGCATTCCGGTCTCGTTCAACGAGATCATCGTCAGCGCGATCATCGGGAGCGGGTACGCCGCCGGCGGCGCGGGCGTCAGCCGCGAGAAGATGCTCAAGACGGTGCTCGCGTGGGTCGGGTCGCTCGCGCTCGCGTTCGGCCTGGCGTACGGTGCGTTCAGCGCGCTCGATCTGGTTCTGTGA
- a CDS encoding L-threonylcarbamoyladenylate synthase — translation MTEFDETSESDAEDASETGPDDANDPGLGGTSGAAAERDLDDAIDAAADAIGNGEAVVYPTETVYGLGADATDPAAVERVFEVKGRDRSKPLSLGVPSVDAARRYSRPSDRALRFMRAFLPGPVTVVVDADPSLPEALTAGRDRVGIRIPDHEVALALFERVAPTPVTATSANVSGSPSVTDVSTLDPGLRDAVAVVVDAGPTPGTESTVVDPERNVVHRRGAMADAIVAWLEDDGGAAPTVEDG, via the coding sequence ATGACGGAGTTCGACGAGACGTCCGAATCCGACGCCGAGGACGCGTCCGAAACGGGACCCGACGACGCCAACGACCCCGGACTCGGCGGTACCAGCGGCGCCGCGGCCGAACGCGACCTCGACGACGCCATCGACGCCGCGGCCGACGCGATCGGGAACGGCGAGGCCGTCGTCTACCCGACCGAGACGGTCTACGGTCTGGGGGCGGACGCCACCGACCCCGCGGCCGTCGAGCGCGTCTTCGAGGTGAAGGGCCGCGACCGATCGAAGCCGCTCTCGCTCGGCGTCCCGAGCGTCGACGCCGCGCGCCGCTATTCCCGGCCGAGCGACCGCGCGCTCCGGTTTATGCGGGCGTTCCTCCCCGGGCCGGTCACCGTCGTCGTCGACGCCGACCCGTCGCTTCCGGAGGCGCTGACCGCCGGTCGCGACCGGGTCGGGATCCGGATCCCGGACCACGAGGTGGCGCTCGCGCTGTTCGAGCGCGTCGCGCCGACGCCCGTGACGGCGACGAGCGCGAACGTCAGCGGGTCGCCGAGCGTCACCGACGTCTCGACGCTGGACCCCGGGCTCCGCGACGCCGTCGCGGTCGTCGTCGACGCGGGCCCGACGCCCGGGACCGAGAGCACGGTCGTCGACCCCGAGCGGAACGTCGTCCACCGCCGCGGCGCGATGGCCGACGCCATCGTCGCGTGGCTGGAAGACGACGGCGGCGCGGCACCCACCGTCGAGGACGGCTGA
- a CDS encoding threonine aldolase family protein, which translates to MAIDLRSDTVTRPSAAMREAAAGADVGDDVYGEDPTVNELEAAAAERVGTEDALYVPTGTMGNQIAARVHADRGEEIILDRESHVYCWELGGLAQLSGLQPRPVDAADAVPTPEQFASAYVEESLHRAGTGLLALENTHNGRGGVAVPPESISVAAAAAHDRGVSVHLDGARLFNACVALDVAPERMVRDVDSVLFCLSKGLGAPVGSILAGDAAFVAEARRVRKLFGGGMRQAGLIAAPGLLALENVDRLETDHENAAALASGLDDVDGLRASDPDTNIVQVFTDELGVDAETFVDACEERGVLGGVHGPYLTRFCTHLDVTREDVEAAVERVAAVAADLRE; encoded by the coding sequence ATGGCGATCGACCTTCGATCCGACACGGTGACGCGCCCCTCGGCGGCGATGCGCGAGGCGGCCGCAGGCGCGGACGTCGGCGACGACGTCTACGGCGAGGACCCGACGGTGAACGAACTGGAGGCCGCCGCGGCCGAGCGCGTCGGCACCGAGGACGCTCTCTACGTCCCGACGGGGACGATGGGGAACCAGATCGCGGCGCGCGTCCACGCCGACCGGGGCGAAGAGATAATCCTCGACCGCGAGTCGCACGTCTACTGCTGGGAACTCGGCGGCCTCGCGCAGCTCTCGGGGCTGCAACCCCGCCCCGTCGACGCGGCCGACGCCGTCCCGACGCCCGAACAGTTCGCGTCAGCGTACGTCGAAGAGAGCCTCCACCGCGCCGGCACGGGGCTGCTCGCGCTCGAAAACACCCACAACGGCCGCGGCGGCGTCGCGGTTCCCCCCGAGTCGATCTCGGTGGCCGCCGCGGCGGCCCACGACCGCGGCGTTTCGGTCCACCTCGACGGCGCGCGCCTGTTCAACGCCTGCGTCGCGCTCGACGTCGCCCCCGAGCGGATGGTCCGCGACGTCGACTCGGTGCTCTTCTGTCTCTCGAAGGGCCTCGGCGCCCCGGTCGGCTCGATCCTCGCCGGCGACGCCGCGTTCGTGGCGGAGGCGCGCCGCGTCCGCAAACTGTTCGGCGGCGGGATGCGCCAAGCCGGCCTGATCGCCGCGCCCGGACTGCTCGCGCTGGAGAACGTCGACCGGCTCGAAACCGACCACGAGAACGCCGCGGCCCTCGCGAGCGGCCTCGACGACGTCGACGGCCTCCGTGCTTCGGATCCGGACACGAACATCGTGCAGGTGTTCACCGACGAACTCGGCGTCGACGCCGAGACGTTCGTCGACGCCTGCGAGGAGCGCGGCGTCCTCGGCGGCGTCCACGGCCCGTACCTCACGCGCTTCTGTACGCACCTGGACGTGACCCGCGAGGACGTCGAAGCGGCCGTCGAGCGCGTCGCGGCCGTCGCCGCCGACCTCCGGGAGTGA
- a CDS encoding hemolysin family protein, giving the protein MGLSPPLASLAARRPSGIDDRTVIETSFGAESGVAGVDPSFAATRLADSASILQVIPINDATVTVAGAIAILVLIGFSAFFSSSEIAMFSLAKHRIDSLVEDNVPRAEIVSELKSNPHRLLITILVGNNIVNIAMSSIATALVSLYFDPGTAVLASTFGITTLVLLFGESAPKSYAVENTESWALRIARPLKYSEYALLPLVVVFDYLTRVINKVTGGRSAIETSYITRDEIQDLIQTGEREGVIEEEEREMLDRIFRFNQTIAKEVMTPRLDMTAVAKDSTIDEAIETCVHSDHERVPVYDGNLDNIIGIVTIRDLVREKNYGSGTASLTDLVQPTLHVPESKNVDELLTEIQDNRLRMVIVIDEFGTTEGLVTLEDMVEEIVGDILEDDEEESFEYVDERETLVRGEVNIDEVNEELGLELPEGEEFETLAGFIFNRAGRLVEEGEEITFDGITIRIEQVDNTRIMKARITIPEAPEPEGEEADATADEEQSESPTQE; this is encoded by the coding sequence ATGGGTTTGTCTCCGCCACTCGCGTCTCTCGCCGCCCGACGTCCGAGCGGAATCGACGACCGGACCGTGATCGAGACGAGTTTCGGCGCCGAATCGGGGGTCGCCGGTGTCGACCCGTCCTTCGCAGCGACGCGTCTCGCTGACTCGGCCTCGATCCTCCAGGTGATTCCGATCAACGACGCGACGGTAACTGTCGCCGGTGCGATCGCGATACTCGTGCTGATCGGGTTTTCGGCCTTCTTCTCCTCCTCGGAGATCGCGATGTTCTCGCTGGCGAAACACCGCATCGACTCCCTGGTCGAGGACAACGTTCCCAGAGCGGAGATCGTCAGCGAACTCAAGTCGAACCCCCACCGGCTCCTGATCACGATCCTCGTCGGGAACAACATCGTCAACATCGCGATGTCGTCGATCGCGACGGCGCTCGTGAGCCTCTACTTCGACCCGGGCACGGCGGTCCTGGCGTCGACGTTCGGGATCACCACGCTCGTCCTGTTGTTCGGCGAGAGCGCGCCCAAGTCCTACGCCGTCGAGAACACCGAGTCGTGGGCGCTCCGCATCGCCCGCCCGCTGAAGTACTCCGAGTACGCGCTGTTGCCCCTGGTCGTCGTCTTCGACTACCTCACTCGCGTGATCAACAAGGTGACCGGCGGGCGCTCGGCGATCGAGACGTCCTACATCACGCGCGACGAGATCCAGGACCTCATCCAGACCGGCGAGCGCGAGGGCGTCATCGAGGAGGAAGAGCGGGAGATGCTCGATCGGATCTTCCGCTTCAACCAGACCATCGCCAAGGAGGTGATGACGCCGCGGCTCGACATGACGGCCGTCGCGAAGGACTCGACGATCGACGAGGCGATCGAGACGTGCGTCCACTCCGACCACGAGCGGGTGCCGGTCTACGACGGCAACCTCGACAACATCATCGGCATCGTCACGATCCGGGACCTCGTCCGCGAGAAGAACTACGGCTCGGGGACCGCGTCGCTGACGGATCTGGTCCAGCCGACGCTGCACGTCCCCGAGTCGAAGAACGTCGACGAACTCCTCACGGAGATCCAGGACAACCGCCTGCGGATGGTCATCGTCATCGACGAGTTCGGGACCACGGAGGGGCTCGTCACCCTCGAAGACATGGTCGAGGAGATCGTCGGCGACATCCTCGAGGACGACGAGGAGGAGTCCTTCGAGTACGTCGACGAGCGCGAGACGCTCGTCCGCGGGGAGGTCAACATCGACGAGGTCAACGAGGAACTCGGCCTCGAACTCCCCGAAGGCGAGGAGTTCGAGACGCTCGCGGGCTTCATCTTCAACCGCGCCGGCCGTCTGGTCGAGGAGGGCGAGGAGATCACCTTCGACGGCATCACCATCCGCATCGAACAGGTCGACAACACCCGCATTATGAAGGCGCGGATCACCATCCCCGAGGCGCCGGAACCGGAGGGCGAAGAGGCGGACGCGACGGCCGACGAGGAGCAGTCGGAGTCGCCGACGCAGGAGTGA
- a CDS encoding DUF7859 family protein, producing MLARQPGVVGRSRALRPDGDPAQVDVVVDFVASNPALIVLLVFLLGFVFFAYLFVRRTLTGLRDGFDEGYRGK from the coding sequence ATGCTTGCCCGTCAGCCGGGAGTTGTCGGTCGGTCCCGAGCCCTGCGTCCGGACGGCGATCCCGCGCAGGTCGACGTGGTCGTCGACTTCGTCGCGTCCAACCCCGCGTTGATCGTGCTTCTGGTCTTTCTCTTGGGGTTCGTCTTCTTCGCGTACCTCTTCGTCAGGCGGACGCTGACGGGGCTCCGCGACGGATTCGACGAAGGGTACCGGGGGAAATAG
- a CDS encoding metallophosphoesterase, which produces MLTVVSDTHSTDSHRLTGRTLQAVRDADVVAHAGDFMRESVLDDFEREASRFLGVTGNNDDAGIRSRLPEARNFAFGGLTFAMTHRRPGGPTALPFFGRQRGADVVVFGHSHRPTYETTDDVVLLNPGSHAQPRGNRAAHAELEARDEGGVEGRLVTVEGDVFETFTVAPRDGSADG; this is translated from the coding sequence ATGCTCACGGTCGTCTCCGACACCCACAGCACCGATTCCCATCGCCTCACCGGGCGGACGCTGCAGGCCGTCCGCGACGCCGACGTGGTCGCGCACGCGGGAGACTTTATGCGCGAGTCCGTCCTCGACGACTTCGAGCGCGAGGCCTCCCGCTTCCTGGGCGTCACCGGCAACAACGACGACGCCGGGATCCGATCGCGCCTGCCGGAGGCCCGGAACTTCGCGTTCGGCGGCCTCACGTTCGCGATGACGCACCGGCGACCCGGCGGCCCGACTGCCCTCCCGTTCTTCGGCCGGCAGCGCGGTGCCGACGTCGTCGTCTTCGGGCACAGCCACCGGCCGACCTACGAGACGACCGACGACGTCGTCCTCCTCAACCCCGGAAGCCACGCGCAACCGCGCGGCAACCGGGCCGCGCACGCCGAACTCGAAGCGCGCGACGAGGGCGGCGTCGAGGGGCGGCTCGTCACCGTCGAGGGCGACGTCTTCGAGACGTTCACGGTCGCTCCGCGGGACGGATCGGCCGACGGGTAA
- a CDS encoding ArsR/SmtB family transcription factor: MADILPSRPDLPDDDDREPRVVGLDSEEVDDLLAAISSTTARELLAELHDEPGPPSDVADRVDTSIQNAQYHLDRLETAGLIESVGTAYSEKGREMTVYAPSDQALVVVAGDEDDTTGLQSALTQLLGGLGVVALGSVVVDRLARTGTGPIVSLGATGGDGGSASGGAGSADGGANLSGATETEDPPGTGTETAAETETATPAPEQASTETPDDGGGVQIAEATETPTAEPTATPTSEPTATPAPTEAPSTPTETVAEATRTAADAAQTVVETTQTAAGGGDGPLEALSAAIASLPPGALFFVGGVVALSFVALVWRQ; the protein is encoded by the coding sequence ATGGCCGACATCCTGCCCTCCCGGCCAGACCTCCCCGACGACGACGACAGAGAGCCGCGCGTCGTCGGCCTCGACAGCGAGGAGGTCGACGACCTGCTCGCGGCGATCTCCTCAACGACGGCGAGGGAGCTGCTCGCGGAACTGCACGACGAACCGGGGCCGCCCTCCGACGTCGCAGACCGGGTCGACACGTCGATCCAGAACGCCCAGTACCACCTCGATCGCCTCGAAACCGCGGGCCTGATCGAATCCGTCGGGACGGCGTACTCCGAGAAGGGCCGGGAGATGACCGTCTACGCCCCCTCCGATCAAGCGCTCGTCGTCGTCGCGGGCGACGAGGACGACACGACGGGGCTGCAGTCGGCGCTGACGCAGCTGCTCGGCGGCCTCGGCGTCGTCGCGCTCGGCAGCGTCGTCGTCGACCGACTCGCCCGGACCGGAACCGGACCGATCGTCTCGCTCGGCGCGACGGGCGGCGACGGCGGGAGCGCCTCGGGCGGCGCGGGAAGTGCGGACGGCGGAGCGAACCTCAGCGGCGCGACCGAGACGGAGGATCCCCCCGGAACGGGGACGGAGACCGCCGCGGAAACCGAGACGGCGACGCCCGCACCGGAGCAGGCGTCGACCGAGACGCCCGACGACGGCGGCGGGGTCCAGATCGCGGAGGCGACGGAGACGCCCACGGCAGAGCCGACCGCGACGCCGACGTCGGAACCGACCGCCACGCCGGCACCGACGGAGGCGCCGTCGACGCCGACGGAGACCGTCGCGGAGGCGACGCGAACCGCCGCGGACGCGGCACAGACCGTGGTCGAGACCACCCAGACCGCGGCGGGCGGCGGCGACGGCCCGCTCGAAGCCCTGTCGGCCGCGATCGCGTCGCTCCCGCCCGGGGCGCTGTTCTTCGTCGGCGGCGTCGTCGCGCTGTCGTTCGTCGCGCTCGTCTGGCGCCAGTGA
- a CDS encoding FKBP-type peptidyl-prolyl cis-trans isomerase, with protein MTVERGDRVAVEYVGRFEDGTVFGTSKHAVAAEHGLDEAQDRDADDYGPLAFRVGDGDVIDGLDEAVRGMAVGEERTVRVPPEAAYGEVQSDRIREYDRETFEGMVGEEPEVGLHVHARNGLHGDVVAVREGAVEVDFNHELAGRTLVFEIEVVDRRPDRSE; from the coding sequence ATGACCGTCGAACGGGGCGACCGCGTCGCCGTCGAGTACGTCGGCCGGTTCGAGGACGGAACCGTCTTCGGTACCTCGAAGCACGCCGTCGCCGCCGAGCACGGTCTCGACGAGGCGCAGGACCGCGACGCCGACGACTACGGCCCGCTGGCGTTCAGGGTGGGCGACGGCGACGTGATCGACGGCCTCGACGAGGCGGTACGCGGGATGGCCGTCGGCGAGGAGCGCACCGTCCGCGTGCCCCCGGAGGCCGCCTACGGCGAGGTCCAGTCGGATCGGATCCGCGAGTACGACCGGGAGACGTTCGAGGGGATGGTCGGCGAGGAGCCCGAAGTCGGCCTCCACGTCCACGCCCGGAACGGGCTCCACGGCGACGTCGTCGCCGTTCGCGAGGGCGCGGTGGAAGTGGACTTCAACCACGAACTCGCCGGGCGGACGCTCGTGTTCGAGATCGAAGTCGTCGATCGCCGGCCCGACCGATCCGAGTGA
- a CDS encoding glutathione S-transferase N-terminal domain-containing protein: MSDQDPPITLYRLQACPFCERVVRTLDELDLSYRSRFVEPMHADRNVVKRVSGKRSVPAIVDEHTGVTMSESANIVEYLTKTYGEGA; encoded by the coding sequence ATGAGCGATCAAGACCCGCCGATCACGCTGTATCGGCTTCAGGCGTGTCCGTTCTGCGAGCGCGTCGTCCGCACGCTCGACGAACTCGACCTGTCGTACCGGTCGCGCTTCGTCGAACCGATGCACGCCGATCGGAACGTGGTCAAGCGCGTCTCCGGCAAGCGCAGCGTCCCGGCCATCGTCGACGAGCACACCGGCGTCACGATGTCCGAATCCGCGAACATCGTCGAGTACCTGACGAAGACCTACGGGGAGGGAGCGTAG
- a CDS encoding cation diffusion facilitator family transporter, producing MAGSKGVVLAALFANGAIAIMKFGGFLLTGSPSMLSETYHSISDTGNQIFLLVGIRFSEKESSREHPFGYGKAQFFYSFLVAVLLFGIAGWESAKHGYNAIVHGGHGAAGTITLAGATFPSWYVNVVVLLGAIGFETYALSKANAEMQRQIDHYGWSGIREAFDKMSDVTTLTAFTEDTIALLGAALALVGILLSKATGNEVYDAVAALLIGFMLMGFALALAWENKRLILGESLPADVEADLRDVVTGTPRVVHLDTFRTVYVGPQTVLVTMDVSFDPQTEAGDIDGIISDIEDRLLKTDDRIQHVYVEPEV from the coding sequence ATGGCTGGAAGCAAGGGCGTCGTCCTCGCGGCACTGTTCGCGAACGGGGCCATCGCGATAATGAAGTTCGGCGGGTTCCTCCTGACCGGGAGCCCCTCGATGCTGTCGGAGACGTATCACTCGATATCGGACACGGGCAACCAGATCTTCCTCCTCGTCGGCATCCGCTTCAGCGAGAAGGAGTCGAGCCGGGAGCACCCGTTCGGCTACGGGAAGGCGCAGTTCTTCTACTCCTTTCTCGTCGCCGTGTTGCTGTTCGGCATCGCCGGCTGGGAGTCGGCCAAGCACGGCTACAACGCCATCGTCCACGGCGGTCACGGCGCGGCCGGGACGATCACGCTCGCCGGCGCGACGTTCCCCTCGTGGTACGTGAACGTCGTCGTGCTGCTCGGCGCGATCGGCTTCGAGACCTACGCCCTCTCGAAGGCGAACGCGGAGATGCAGCGGCAGATCGACCACTACGGGTGGAGCGGGATCCGCGAGGCGTTCGACAAGATGAGCGACGTGACGACGCTGACGGCGTTCACCGAGGACACGATCGCGCTCCTCGGCGCGGCGCTGGCGCTCGTCGGGATCCTGCTCTCGAAGGCGACCGGCAACGAGGTGTACGACGCGGTCGCTGCCCTCCTCATCGGCTTCATGCTGATGGGCTTCGCGCTCGCGTTGGCCTGGGAGAACAAGCGGTTGATCCTCGGCGAGAGCCTCCCGGCCGACGTCGAGGCGGACCTCCGAGACGTGGTCACCGGAACTCCGCGCGTCGTCCACCTCGACACCTTCCGGACGGTCTACGTCGGTCCCCAGACCGTCCTCGTCACGATGGACGTGAGTTTCGACCCGCAGACCGAGGCGGGCGACATCGACGGGATCATCTCGGACATCGAGGACCGTCTGCTGAAGACGGACGACCGGATCCAGCACGTCTACGTCGAGCCCGAGGTGTGA